One window of Cupriavidus oxalaticus genomic DNA carries:
- a CDS encoding phosphate acetyltransferase encodes MNAKHEKYQRLIDYCKTMPPTPTAVAHPCDKSSLEGAVEAARLGLIAPILVGPRARIEDAAREAGIDIREYPIVDAAHSHAAAAAAVQLVRESKAEALMKGSLHTDELMGAVVKGDTGLRTARRISHCFVMDVPGHEDALIVTDAAVNIAPTLAEKADILQNAIDLAHALRVEEVRVAILSAMETVNPKVPSTLDAAALCKMVDRHQITGAVVDGPLALDNAINLDAARIKKIDSPVAGRANVLLVPDLDAGNMLAKSLTFLAGADAAGIVLGARVPIILTSRADSVTTRLASCAVAALVARARRESGQVAG; translated from the coding sequence GTGAATGCCAAGCATGAGAAGTACCAGCGTCTGATCGACTACTGCAAGACCATGCCGCCCACGCCGACCGCAGTGGCGCATCCGTGCGACAAGTCTTCGCTGGAAGGCGCCGTGGAGGCCGCCCGGCTGGGTCTGATCGCGCCGATCCTGGTCGGCCCGCGCGCCCGCATCGAGGACGCCGCCCGTGAAGCCGGCATCGACATCCGCGAGTACCCGATCGTCGATGCCGCGCACAGCCATGCGGCGGCGGCTGCCGCCGTGCAGCTGGTGCGCGAGAGCAAGGCCGAGGCCCTGATGAAGGGCAGCCTGCACACCGACGAGCTGATGGGAGCCGTGGTCAAGGGCGACACCGGCTTGCGCACCGCGCGGCGTATCAGCCACTGCTTTGTGATGGACGTGCCCGGGCACGAGGACGCGCTGATCGTCACCGACGCGGCCGTCAACATCGCCCCCACGCTGGCCGAGAAGGCCGACATCCTGCAGAACGCGATCGACCTGGCCCATGCCTTGCGGGTCGAGGAGGTGCGCGTGGCGATTCTTTCGGCCATGGAGACGGTCAACCCCAAGGTGCCGTCCACGCTGGATGCGGCCGCGTTATGCAAGATGGTCGACCGCCACCAGATCACCGGTGCCGTCGTCGACGGGCCGCTCGCCCTGGACAACGCCATCAACCTGGATGCCGCGCGGATCAAGAAGATCGACTCACCGGTGGCCGGGCGCGCCAATGTGCTGCTGGTGCCGGACCTGGACGCCGGCAACATGCTGGCCAAGAGCCTGACCTTCCTGGCCGGCGCCGACGCCGCGGGCATCGTGCTGGGCGCGCGCGTGCCCATCATCCTGACCAGCCGCGCCGACTCCGTCACGACCCGGCTGGCGTCGTGCGCGGTGGCCGCGCTGGTGGCCAGGGCGCGCCGCGAGTCCGGCCAGGTGGCGGGGTGA